A genome region from Cucurbita pepo subsp. pepo cultivar mu-cu-16 chromosome LG02, ASM280686v2, whole genome shotgun sequence includes the following:
- the LOC111788415 gene encoding uncharacterized protein LOC111788415 — protein sequence MVEVVKTAEMKDIIRKETVEPSKLAVGHVAKDCRAEKRVEGETNLVLEDVTNESLLLMAQEDNINNNTLWYLDSGASNHMYYHEYLFKEMQKIEDCLVSFGDASKVEVKGQGTTHFLQKDGVMGSIQDVYYVLDLKTNILSMGQLTEKGYSIFLKNCLLHLEDKQGHLDARVEIGRNQIYKLNLKSIREKCL from the exons ATGGTCGAGGTGGTCAAGACAGCAGAAATGAAGGACATTATAAGGAAAGAAACagtcgagccaagcaaattggc AGTGGGGCATGTTGCAAAAGATTGTCGAGCCGAAAAAAGGGTGGAAGGAGAAACCAACCTAGTCTTGGAAGACGTAACAAATGAAAgtcttctcttgatggctcaagaagacaacatcaacaacaacaCTCTGTGGTACCTTGACTCAGGGGCAAGCAACCATATGTACTATCACGAGTACCTATTCAAAGAGAtgcaaaagattgaagatTGTCTTGTTTCATTTGGAGATGCGTCAAAGGTGGAGGTCAAAGGCCAAGGTACGACACATTTCTTGCAAAAGGATGGTGTAATGGGGTCAATCCAAGATGTTTATTATGTACTAGACCTCAAGACCAACATATTGAGTATGGGGCAACTCACAGAGAAAGGTTACTCGATATTCTTAAAGAACTGCCTGCTACACCTGGAGGATAAGCAAGGGCATTTGGATGCTCGAGTCGAGATAGGAAGAAATCAGATATACAAACTGAACTTAAAAAGCATACGAGAAAAGTGTTTGTGA